The following nucleotide sequence is from Candidatus Hydrogenedentota bacterium.
CTATTGTATCGCGCGATCTTTCTCTGTATGATGGTTTTGGAGCCCCCGTGGAACCCCGGTGGAACCCCGGTGGAACCCCGGCGGAACCCCGCAGACTCACTTAACCTCAATCAGGGAAGCAGCATGAGAGATCATATCACGCAAAACTTGCTCAGAAGTATTGAACTAACCGGTAAAAGACAAGAGATTCACGATACGGAATTGCCTGGCATGTCTCTCCGGATTGGCCCCCAAGGCAGCATGTCATACTACGTTACGTACCGTACCGAAGAAGGACGAAAGACCCGATACTGCCTTGGAAGCACGAAAAAACTCACGCCGAAACTTGCCCGGAAAGCTGCGCAAAAGTATCTCGCGAGCGTCCGACTCGGCCAGGATCCAGCCGAAGCTCGGCGAAGGGCAAAGGCTCACGACCTAGAAGCCTACCTAGACAATATCTATGGGCCCTGGCTTAAGGAGAACCGGAAGACAGGCGATGCAATGTTCAAGCGACTGAAGTCGACATTCAGGCCTCTCCTAGCAGCCCGTGGTAAAAGTCGGGCGGGGCGCGTAGATCATATTGACATTTAACTATGTCTAGGATATACTTTCGGCGTGGTCGGTGGGGAGGTATTTCGCAATGGCGATGGGACGGATGGACAAAGAACGACAAGAAACGCTCTGGGTGGAGACAAGCGCGCTGCCTTGCGCGCCAGGACACCCGTTTTATGAGCGTGTCAACGCCTTATTGGCCGAAGAGGGTTTCGAGGCGATGGTGGAAGCCGAATGCGCGCAGTACTACGCGGAAGTCCTGGGACGGCCAAGCATCCCGCCGGTGGTGTACTTCAAGGCGTTGCTGGTCGGTTACTTCGAGGGCATTGACTCGGAGCGGGGCATCGCGTGGCGCGTGGCGGACTCCATGGCGCTTCGGTCTTTTCTGGGTTATGCGCTGACGGAGTCGACTCCGGACCATTCGAGTTTGTCGCGGACGCGTCGCTTGATGTCGGTGGAGACCCACGAGCGGGTGTTCCAATGGGTGCTGGGCGTGCTGGCCAGGAAGGGCCTGCTACGCGGAAAGACCTTGGGGGTGGATGCCACAACGCTGGAGGCCAACGCGGCGCTGCGCAGCATCGTGCGGCGTGATACAGGCGAGCCCTATGAACAATTCCTCATAGGATTGGCCAAGGCATCGGGAATCGAAACGCCTACACGCGAAGATCTGGCTAAACTTGACAAGAAACGTCCGAAGAAGGGCTCGAACAAGGATTGGAAGAATCCACACGATCCGGATGCGCGCATAACGAAGATGAAAGACGGGCGCACGCATCTTGCTCACAAGGCGGAACACGCGGTGGACATGGACACGGGAGCGGTGTAAACGCCGGTCGAGAAGTGTAGCGGGAATTGGGGCGGTCGAGAAGTGAAGC
It contains:
- a CDS encoding transposase, with product MAMGRMDKERQETLWVETSALPCAPGHPFYERVNALLAEEGFEAMVEAECAQYYAEVLGRPSIPPVVYFKALLVGYFEGIDSERGIAWRVADSMALRSFLGYALTESTPDHSSLSRTRRLMSVETHERVFQWVLGVLARKGLLRGKTLGVDATTLEANAALRSIVRRDTGEPYEQFLIGLAKASGIETPTREDLAKLDKKRPKKGSNKDWKNPHDPDARITKMKDGRTHLAHKAEHAVDMDTGAV